In a genomic window of Mageeibacillus indolicus UPII9-5:
- a CDS encoding helix-turn-helix domain-containing protein has protein sequence MTNLGANPDISPIIGDNIRFFRKRLKLTQSDLGSLINKGKATVAKYESGQIILDVQTLYEIARALGVNLEQLLYVPAPTARVPSQAEIPAFFKDTYKFYVYFYDGRNKKLTESVMVINPIPREGEASLEAKLFYNVEDAERYQLCEFTFVGTLQHYDVISIFTLQNKSMAMEELKISIPTTYNDAEEKFGHFAGISSRPLMPVTFKILVSKVKKVPDSTLVKQLKISKYDLQMIKFYNMFIVT, from the coding sequence ATGACGAATTTAGGGGCGAATCCCGATATCAGCCCGATTATAGGTGACAATATACGTTTTTTTCGCAAACGTCTCAAACTTACCCAAAGTGATCTGGGAAGCCTGATAAATAAGGGCAAGGCCACGGTGGCGAAGTACGAAAGCGGCCAAATTATTTTGGACGTTCAGACATTGTACGAAATCGCGCGAGCACTGGGGGTTAATTTGGAGCAGCTCCTGTATGTGCCGGCTCCGACGGCCCGAGTGCCTTCACAGGCTGAAATACCGGCTTTTTTTAAGGACACGTATAAGTTCTATGTCTATTTTTATGACGGGCGCAACAAAAAGCTGACCGAGTCGGTGATGGTGATTAATCCAATTCCGCGTGAGGGGGAAGCCTCCCTTGAAGCAAAACTTTTTTATAACGTTGAAGATGCGGAGCGGTATCAGCTTTGCGAATTCACCTTCGTTGGAACCCTCCAACATTATGATGTCATCAGCATTTTTACTTTGCAAAATAAGTCGATGGCGATGGAAGAGTTGAAGATAAGTATTCCGACGACATATAACGATGCTGAGGAGAAATTCGGCCATTTTGCCGGTATATCGTCTCGGCCACTGATGCCGGTTACGTTTAAAATTCTGGTCAGCAAAGTCAAAAAGGTGCCGGACAGCACGTTGGTAAAACAACTGAAAATATCCAAATATGATTTGCAGATGATTAAGTTTTATAACATGTTTATCGTGACATAA